The genomic window ACAGGGCCACGGTACGGCGATCCGGATCCAAGCCGATCGCCGTACATCCGAGCCGCAGATCAAGGTCAAGAGCGGCGAGCGCATCCACCGTACGCAGGGCCAGGTCGCCCGACGTCCGTCGGCCTGCCAGGAATTGCTTGGACAACGGCGGCCGGTCGTACGGCGTCTCCACCTCGTCCCCGACGAGAGTGAGCACACCGTCGTACCCCGACCGCCGCAGCGCCTCAGCGGTGGCGATCCCGCCGGCCGAGGCACCGACGATCACGACTCGCGTCACGACCCGGCCAGGTGGATCGCCGCCGCGGGACACATCATGGCCGACTCCCGCACCGCATCGTGCAACGACGGATCCGGAGCCGCCTCCAACAGCACCACGACCCCGTCCTCGTCCCGCTGGTCGAACACCTCAGGCGCCAGCAGCACACAGTGACCAGCGGCGACGCACTTCTCGGTCTCGACGTCGACGTGCAACGCCATCACCCCCTCCAGCCTAAATGGCAGTTGGCTGTCATTTATCTCCGACAAGCTAGCACGAAACCGACAGTCGACTGTCAATTGCTAGGCTGGGAATGTGGCAACCGAGACCGAACGGCACCCGCGAGCCGATGCCGCCCGCAACGCGCAACGCATAGTGCAAGCAGCACGAACAGCCTTCGCCGACGACGGACCGGACGTACACCTCGAGGAGATCGCGCGGCGGGCGAAAGTCGGCATCCGCACGCTCTACCGCCACTTCCCCGCCAAGAGCGACCTCGTCCGGGCGGCCATCGACCAGAGCTTCGCCGAACACCTGACCCCCGCCATCGAACAGGCCGTCTCGGACGACGACGCGCTGCGCGGTTTCACCACCCTGATCGAAGCCGGAGTCTTCACCGTCGCGCGGGAACGCAACACGCTCGCGGCGGCACGAACCACCGGATCCCCGACCACCGACCTGTCCGCTGCCTTCTTCACCGCACTCGCCGCGCTCACCCGGCGAGCCCAGCAGGCCGGAACACTGCGGCCCGACATCAGCGCGGCCGACCTCCCGCGAATCATGGCGATGCTGGTCAGTGTGCTGTGGAGCACCGACCCCGACACCGAGGAATGGC from Actinoplanes derwentensis includes these protein-coding regions:
- a CDS encoding ferredoxin, which translates into the protein MALHVDVETEKCVAAGHCVLLAPEVFDQRDEDGVVVLLEAAPDPSLHDAVRESAMMCPAAAIHLAGS
- a CDS encoding TetR/AcrR family transcriptional regulator; its protein translation is MATETERHPRADAARNAQRIVQAARTAFADDGPDVHLEEIARRAKVGIRTLYRHFPAKSDLVRAAIDQSFAEHLTPAIEQAVSDDDALRGFTTLIEAGVFTVARERNTLAAARTTGSPTTDLSAAFFTALAALTRRAQQAGTLRPDISAADLPRIMAMLVSVLWSTDPDTEEWRRYFALLLDGLSPAAARSLPEPGR